A portion of the Bacillus oleivorans genome contains these proteins:
- a CDS encoding YqgQ family protein, which produces MKTLYDVQQFLKEYGTIIYIGDRLADLQLMEEELKELYQSQLIETKDYQSAILLIRSEITKELERRKG; this is translated from the coding sequence ATGAAAACATTATATGATGTACAGCAGTTCTTAAAAGAATATGGCACTATTATTTATATAGGAGACCGTTTGGCTGATTTGCAGCTGATGGAAGAAGAACTCAAAGAGCTTTACCAGTCACAGTTAATTGAAACAAAAGATTATCAAAGTGCGATTTTACTGATTAGAAGTGAAATTACAAAAGAGTTGGAGCGGAGAAAGGGGTAA
- a CDS encoding 5-formyltetrahydrofolate cyclo-ligase — MDKTKELIRKEMKTCLKQLTKPVYEQKSYSIAETLIKQPDWKNAQTIGITLSVFPEVDTYFIIKQAWLEKKQVAVPRCIVQRRHLDFRLLCSFTQLENVYIHLWEPQPAATESIEKKEIDLLIVPGLAFSLSGYRIGFGGGYYDRYLVDFPGKTLSLAFKEQLMDSIPADPYDRKIQQIVTEGTIIQTDRE, encoded by the coding sequence ATGGACAAAACAAAAGAATTGATTCGAAAAGAAATGAAGACATGCCTTAAGCAATTGACTAAACCGGTTTATGAACAAAAGTCTTACTCGATTGCAGAAACGCTAATAAAGCAACCGGATTGGAAAAACGCACAGACAATTGGGATTACACTTTCAGTTTTTCCTGAAGTCGATACATATTTTATAATCAAACAAGCATGGCTGGAAAAGAAACAGGTAGCCGTTCCCAGATGTATTGTCCAACGCAGGCATCTGGACTTTAGACTGCTTTGTTCCTTTACCCAATTGGAAAATGTGTATATTCATTTATGGGAGCCCCAGCCTGCCGCAACAGAGTCAATTGAAAAAAAGGAGATTGACCTTTTAATCGTCCCTGGTTTAGCCTTTTCTTTAAGCGGATACCGGATCGGTTTTGGCGGGGGGTACTATGACCGTTATTTAGTTGATTTCCCAGGAAAAACACTTTCTCTAGCCTTTAAGGAACAGCTTATGGACTCAATACCAGCTGATCCATATGACCGAAAAATACAGCAAATTGTGACAGAAGGGACTATTATTCAAACTGACAGAGAATAG
- a CDS encoding PstS family phosphate ABC transporter substrate-binding protein — MNFFKKFGLLAILAAVMLFAAACGTDNENGEGNGAAGADDENDAALSGEIAIDGSSTVYPIMEAVAEEFTLANPDVKVTVAFSGTGGGFEKFIAGSTQMSNASRPIKDEEAAALEEAGTEYTEFELAKDGLSVVVNPENDFIDHLTVEELKKMWIEDGSVKKWSDIRPEWPDEEIKFYSPGTASGTYDYWNEVILEDEPMVKDATLSEDDNVLVTGVTGDKYAIGFFGYAYYQENQDKLKVVPVDGGNGPVEPNAETVETGEYAPLSRPLYTYVDNAAIKENPAVYEYVKFLLENSAELAASVGYVSLPEENYTEQLELLETLK; from the coding sequence ATGAACTTCTTTAAAAAATTTGGTCTGCTAGCCATTTTAGCAGCTGTAATGTTATTTGCTGCAGCATGTGGAACAGATAATGAAAACGGAGAAGGTAACGGAGCAGCAGGTGCTGACGATGAAAATGATGCAGCCCTTTCTGGTGAAATCGCAATTGATGGATCTTCTACCGTTTATCCAATCATGGAAGCTGTAGCAGAAGAATTTACTCTTGCAAATCCTGATGTAAAAGTAACAGTTGCATTTTCTGGTACTGGCGGAGGATTTGAAAAGTTTATCGCAGGTTCTACACAAATGAGTAATGCTTCTCGCCCAATCAAAGATGAAGAAGCAGCTGCTCTTGAAGAAGCAGGTACTGAATATACTGAATTTGAATTAGCTAAAGATGGTTTATCTGTAGTTGTAAACCCTGAAAATGATTTTATCGACCACTTAACAGTAGAAGAATTGAAAAAAATGTGGATCGAAGATGGTTCAGTGAAAAAATGGTCTGATATTCGTCCAGAATGGCCAGATGAAGAGATTAAATTCTACTCTCCTGGTACTGCTTCTGGAACATATGACTACTGGAATGAAGTGATTCTAGAAGATGAGCCAATGGTTAAAGATGCGACACTTTCTGAAGATGACAACGTTCTTGTAACAGGTGTAACTGGCGATAAATATGCGATTGGATTCTTCGGTTATGCGTACTACCAAGAAAATCAAGACAAGCTAAAAGTAGTTCCAGTTGATGGCGGAAATGGTCCAGTTGAACCAAACGCTGAAACTGTAGAAACTGGAGAATATGCTCCATTATCTCGTCCGCTATACACTTATGTAGACAATGCAGCGATTAAAGAAAATCCAGCGGTTTACGAATATGTGAAGTTCTTGCTTGAAAACTCTGCTGAACTAGCAGCTAGTGTAGGTTACGTAAGTCTTCCAGAAGAAAATTATACAGAACAGCTTGAACTTCTTGAAACATTAAAATAA
- the pstB gene encoding phosphate ABC transporter ATP-binding protein PstB: MAKIEKNEITNQEDKMNSKLVYETKQLNLWYGNNHALKNIDLDISENEVTAIIGPSGCGKSTYIKTLNRMIELVPSVKTAGEINYRGKNIFDKSYRVEELRTKVGMVFQKPNPFPKSIYDNITYGPKIHGIRNKKILDQIVEKSLRGAALWDEVKDRLNENAYGLSGGQQQRLCIARCLAIEPDVILMDEPTSALDPISTLKVEELVQELKKEYSIIIVTHNMQQAARISDKTAFFLNGEVVEFAPTDVIFSNPNDKRTEDYITGRFG; encoded by the coding sequence ATGGCTAAAATAGAGAAAAATGAAATAACGAACCAAGAGGATAAAATGAACTCTAAATTAGTTTATGAAACAAAACAATTAAATCTTTGGTATGGAAATAACCATGCATTAAAAAATATTGACTTAGATATTTCAGAAAATGAAGTGACAGCTATTATCGGGCCATCTGGCTGCGGTAAATCAACTTATATTAAAACATTAAATCGTATGATTGAATTAGTCCCAAGTGTAAAAACGGCTGGTGAAATTAATTATCGCGGTAAGAATATTTTTGATAAATCATACCGTGTGGAGGAATTGCGTACCAAGGTAGGAATGGTGTTTCAAAAGCCAAATCCTTTCCCAAAATCGATCTATGATAACATTACGTATGGACCAAAAATCCACGGCATTCGGAATAAAAAGATTCTCGATCAAATCGTTGAGAAAAGTCTCCGCGGTGCTGCCCTTTGGGATGAGGTAAAAGACCGATTAAACGAAAACGCATATGGATTATCAGGAGGACAGCAGCAGCGTTTATGTATCGCCCGCTGCTTAGCAATTGAGCCTGATGTTATCCTAATGGATGAACCGACATCTGCCCTTGACCCAATTTCTACCCTCAAAGTGGAAGAGCTTGTTCAAGAATTGAAAAAGGAATATAGCATTATTATCGTTACCCATAATATGCAGCAAGCTGCACGGATTTCAGACAAAACAGCATTCTTCTTGAATGGCGAAGTAGTAGAATTTGCTCCAACTGATGTCATCTTTTCCAATCCTAATGACAAACGGACAGAAGACTATATTACTGGCCGTTTTGGATAA
- the pstC gene encoding phosphate ABC transporter permease subunit PstC: MEGVFILEKTKQSSIQQMIVENKSKRNTSTTIEKAVPWILLVIASVSVLTTIGIVLTLVFETITFFTKTSFWAFLTGTEWYPFSNEESYGVLALVSGTLKIAIIAMIVAVPIGLGAAIYLSEYASDRARRIIKPILEVLAGVPTIVYGFFALTFVTPLLREYIPNMEIFNALSPGIVVGIMIIPMIASLSEDAMGSVPKSIREGAYAMGATRFEVALKIVFPAALSGIIASIVLAVSRAIGETMIVSIGAGSTPTFDWNILGSIQTMTGYIVQISTGDAGLGSTIYYSIFAVGFTLFVFTLVMNMLAQYISRRFREEY; the protein is encoded by the coding sequence ATGGAAGGGGTTTTCATCTTGGAAAAAACAAAACAATCTTCAATTCAACAGATGATTGTAGAGAATAAATCAAAAAGAAATACAAGTACGACGATAGAGAAAGCAGTTCCTTGGATCTTATTAGTTATTGCGAGTGTATCGGTTTTAACGACAATCGGAATCGTTTTAACATTAGTCTTTGAAACTATTACATTTTTCACGAAAACTTCGTTTTGGGCATTTTTAACAGGTACAGAATGGTACCCATTTTCAAATGAAGAATCTTATGGTGTATTAGCATTAGTTAGTGGAACACTAAAGATAGCGATCATTGCCATGATCGTTGCTGTACCGATTGGTTTAGGAGCTGCCATTTATTTGAGTGAATATGCTTCAGACCGTGCCAGAAGAATAATCAAACCGATTTTAGAAGTATTAGCGGGAGTACCAACAATTGTGTATGGTTTTTTTGCGCTTACTTTTGTAACGCCTCTGCTAAGAGAGTATATTCCAAATATGGAAATTTTTAATGCCTTAAGTCCCGGGATCGTAGTGGGAATCATGATTATCCCAATGATTGCATCTTTATCAGAGGATGCAATGGGGTCAGTTCCTAAATCGATTCGTGAAGGTGCTTATGCGATGGGTGCAACCCGTTTCGAAGTGGCTTTAAAAATTGTTTTTCCTGCTGCGTTGTCAGGAATTATTGCATCGATTGTACTTGCTGTCTCAAGAGCAATTGGTGAAACGATGATTGTTTCGATTGGGGCAGGATCGACTCCAACCTTTGACTGGAATATACTTGGATCTATTCAAACGATGACTGGATATATTGTTCAGATTAGTACAGGGGATGCAGGACTAGGTTCAACGATTTATTATAGTATATTTGCAGTCGGCTTTACCCTATTTGTATTCACCCTGGTGATGAATATGCTCGCTCAATATATTTCACGTCGCTTTAGGGAGGAATACTAA
- a CDS encoding endolytic transglycosylase MltG, translating into MQRQLIQGFAIGMFLTACISLLGFYNLNINEQNIDPKQAIEELEQSGYQVLSTAEWNDLQTQIVNNKPQEEEAAEEEEQDETENSSGQTTQSDEKKSDTKSYTLTIEAGMNSSDVSERLEENGIVEDSFVFQQYLIDRNLDGAIQIGSYQVSSDMSFEVITSIITKGR; encoded by the coding sequence ATGCAGCGGCAACTCATACAAGGATTCGCAATCGGTATGTTTTTAACAGCTTGTATCAGTTTACTAGGGTTTTATAATTTAAATATAAATGAACAAAATATCGATCCTAAGCAGGCAATTGAGGAATTGGAGCAGAGCGGATATCAGGTTTTATCAACAGCTGAATGGAATGATTTGCAAACACAAATTGTAAATAACAAACCGCAGGAAGAGGAAGCAGCTGAAGAAGAAGAACAAGACGAGACAGAAAACTCCAGCGGACAAACAACGCAATCAGATGAAAAGAAATCAGACACAAAATCTTACACATTGACAATAGAAGCGGGGATGAATTCAAGTGACGTTTCTGAAAGATTAGAGGAAAATGGAATCGTTGAAGATTCTTTTGTGTTCCAGCAATATTTAATAGACCGGAATCTGGACGGGGCGATCCAAATCGGATCCTACCAGGTATCTAGCGATATGTCTTTTGAAGTCATTACATCTATAATTACAAAGGGACGATAA
- the pstA gene encoding phosphate ABC transporter permease PstA translates to MNLIDHTKVTKRISLRLTKNILLKGLFLFATIFGLLVLAILLYRIFTQGIGFLDIDFLTSFASRIPENAGVVAALVGSIWLMLVVAPISLLLGVGTAIYLEEYAQKNKLTQLIQINISNLAGVPSIVFGLLGLAIFVHALAFGTSILSASLTMSLLILPVIIVASQEAIRAVPKELREASYAMGATKWQTIVKVVLPAAIPGILTGGILALSRAVGETAPLIVIGIPTFVPFLPESILDSFTALPMQIYDWTSRPQTDFHDLAAAGIIVLLIFLIFMNSIAVWIRNRFEKRY, encoded by the coding sequence ATGAACTTGATCGATCATACAAAAGTAACGAAGCGAATTTCTCTCAGGCTAACCAAGAATATTTTATTAAAAGGTTTGTTCTTATTTGCAACTATTTTTGGACTGCTTGTGTTAGCGATTCTTCTATATCGGATATTCACTCAAGGAATTGGTTTTTTAGATATCGATTTCTTAACTAGTTTTGCTTCCAGAATTCCTGAAAATGCGGGAGTTGTAGCAGCTTTAGTTGGTTCGATTTGGTTAATGCTTGTGGTTGCCCCTATTTCTTTACTGTTAGGAGTAGGTACAGCCATTTATTTGGAAGAATATGCTCAAAAAAACAAACTGACTCAACTCATTCAAATTAATATTTCCAATTTGGCCGGTGTTCCATCAATCGTGTTTGGCTTGTTGGGGCTGGCGATATTTGTTCATGCATTAGCATTTGGAACGAGTATATTATCTGCATCATTAACGATGAGTCTTCTGATTTTACCAGTTATTATCGTTGCATCACAAGAAGCCATTCGGGCGGTACCAAAGGAATTAAGAGAGGCTTCTTATGCAATGGGAGCAACCAAATGGCAAACGATTGTCAAGGTTGTACTGCCTGCAGCAATTCCAGGAATTCTAACTGGCGGAATTTTAGCTCTATCCAGGGCAGTCGGGGAAACAGCTCCTTTGATTGTTATCGGAATACCAACGTTTGTACCATTTTTGCCTGAATCGATATTAGATTCATTTACGGCATTGCCAATGCAAATTTATGACTGGACGAGTAGACCGCAGACTGATTTTCACGATTTGGCTGCAGCGGGAATCATTGTGTTGCTAATCTTTCTCATTTTCATGAATTCCATTGCTGTTTGGATTCGGAATAGATTTGAAAAGAGATATTAA
- a CDS encoding rhomboid family intramembrane serine protease, with the protein MSFRESYLFWKIAYELTSSGRYRLIFESNNGKEIWLEKVEGKEADLIHLNQYNLDWSYWLRQHNELSIKQAQEINTRLYKKTVSVLNIYISPYPPVDDGFDAVSEWYQPANSPGLSWYTMILDQADQGKSLDMIAQLCGLEWKEPFLETPDERDVLQYQEYTRQWAAQQRKTEEKTFQHGKPIFTFFFMAIQLAVFAWMEMEGSSQDPRTLLEFGAKFNPLILEGEWYRLITPIFIHIGVFHLLMNTVALYYLGAIVERIFGSLRFFIIYMIAGIMGSIASFAFSPTLSAGASGAIFGCFGALLYFGMLQPKLFLRTIGYNIFIVIAFNLALGFTIPGIDNAGHIGGLIGGFAATGIVHFPKKFRLSTQVLFLVLTLGIGAGLLYAGAQQGVQEEEGTYLAHIAQQYAEEENYEKAYELVKAYDLENGEPSADIYFIMSYIEFQWQEYDLAGSHLKQVIEISPDYHQAYYNLSLVYYNLGQLEEAYEWAKQAREINPGNDQYKQWTDDLSQFVGGEQ; encoded by the coding sequence ATGAGTTTTCGGGAATCGTATTTGTTTTGGAAAATAGCCTATGAATTAACATCCTCTGGCAGGTATAGGCTTATTTTTGAATCGAATAATGGGAAAGAAATATGGTTAGAAAAGGTGGAGGGGAAAGAGGCAGATCTCATTCATCTTAATCAATATAATCTTGACTGGTCGTATTGGCTAAGGCAGCATAATGAACTGTCGATTAAACAGGCTCAAGAAATAAACACAAGATTATATAAAAAAACGGTTTCTGTTTTAAATATTTACATATCGCCATATCCACCCGTTGATGATGGTTTCGATGCTGTATCGGAATGGTACCAGCCTGCTAATAGTCCGGGATTGTCCTGGTATACAATGATTTTAGATCAGGCAGATCAGGGCAAGTCTCTTGATATGATTGCACAGCTGTGCGGGTTGGAATGGAAGGAACCTTTCCTTGAAACTCCTGATGAACGAGACGTTTTACAGTACCAGGAATACACGAGACAATGGGCAGCTCAACAAAGAAAAACAGAAGAAAAAACGTTTCAACACGGTAAACCTATTTTCACTTTTTTCTTTATGGCGATTCAGCTAGCTGTGTTTGCTTGGATGGAGATGGAAGGGTCAAGTCAGGATCCCAGAACATTACTTGAATTCGGGGCTAAATTTAATCCGCTCATCCTTGAAGGAGAATGGTACCGTTTAATTACGCCCATTTTTATCCATATCGGTGTTTTCCACTTACTTATGAATACAGTGGCATTATATTATTTAGGGGCTATTGTGGAGAGGATTTTTGGAAGCCTTCGCTTTTTCATAATTTATATGATTGCAGGTATTATGGGTTCAATTGCTAGCTTCGCGTTTAGCCCTACTCTATCGGCGGGAGCAAGCGGTGCTATATTTGGCTGTTTTGGTGCGCTTTTATATTTCGGAATGCTTCAGCCTAAACTATTCTTGAGGACAATAGGGTATAACATTTTTATTGTCATTGCTTTCAATTTAGCTTTAGGATTTACGATCCCTGGTATTGATAACGCTGGCCACATCGGGGGTCTAATCGGGGGATTTGCGGCAACGGGGATTGTTCACTTTCCAAAAAAATTCCGTTTATCCACTCAAGTGCTGTTTCTTGTCCTCACTCTTGGGATAGGAGCTGGCCTGCTCTATGCGGGAGCCCAGCAGGGTGTTCAGGAGGAGGAAGGAACCTATCTTGCTCATATCGCGCAACAATATGCAGAGGAGGAAAACTATGAAAAAGCTTATGAACTTGTCAAAGCCTATGACCTTGAAAATGGGGAGCCCTCTGCAGATATTTATTTTATCATGTCCTATATCGAATTCCAGTGGCAGGAATATGATTTAGCCGGCTCTCATTTAAAGCAAGTAATCGAAATTAGCCCAGATTATCACCAGGCCTACTACAATTTATCGCTTGTATATTATAACCTTGGGCAGTTAGAAGAAGCGTATGAATGGGCTAAACAGGCAAGAGAGATAAATCCTGGCAATGATCAATACAAGCAATGGACAGATGATCTTAGTCAATTTGTTGGCGGAGAACAATAG
- the rpmG gene encoding 50S ribosomal protein L33, translated as MRVNITLACTECGERNYISTKNKRTNPDRLELKKYCPREKRTTVHRETK; from the coding sequence ATGCGCGTGAATATTACATTGGCTTGCACAGAATGTGGTGAGCGTAACTATATTTCCACTAAAAACAAGCGTACGAACCCAGATCGTCTTGAGCTAAAGAAATACTGCCCAAGAGAAAAGCGTACAACAGTACATCGTGAAACTAAGTAA
- a CDS encoding spore germination protein, whose translation MTESKTDQKYPVSNDLKENVKTMNDLLQVDKSFDVIRLDLNYANKDMALYLVDGFAKDDILHLLMKYLSKLEESQLDGDTLQLLLKRFIPYIEIDTIDDLEKAADTVLAGPSILLVDGVQEAIQIDARTYPARMPQEPDLERVVRGSRDGFVETLVFNTALTRRRIRDKSLRMEYLQIGRRSKTDIAICYIEEIVDPKLVEMVRESIKKIDTDGLPMAEKTVEEYISGRHWNPNPVVRYTERPDTVAVHLYEGHVCIIVDGSPSVLISPTTFWHHLQHIEEYRNKPIVGAYMRLVRFIAVWGSLFLLPLYYLFSIHPELLPDALEFIGPKDTGNMPLLMQFIIIEVGLDILRMAAIHTPNALGTALGLVAALMIGQVAVEVGLFINEVILYLSIAAIGTFTTPSYELSLANRLVRIFILISTALFGVYGFVLSTTIWILWLTSVRSFNVPYMWPFIPFNYKAFRDVLIRSPLPLKNRRPRFLHPRDPDR comes from the coding sequence ATGACAGAATCAAAGACAGACCAGAAATATCCGGTTTCAAATGATTTAAAAGAAAATGTCAAAACGATGAACGACCTGCTTCAAGTAGATAAAAGTTTTGACGTGATTCGCCTTGATTTGAATTACGCAAATAAGGATATGGCTTTATATTTAGTTGATGGATTTGCAAAAGATGATATTCTGCACTTGCTTATGAAGTACCTGTCTAAATTAGAAGAATCTCAGCTGGATGGTGATACGCTTCAGCTTCTTTTAAAACGGTTTATCCCCTATATAGAAATAGATACGATTGATGATTTGGAGAAGGCTGCGGATACAGTCCTGGCAGGTCCATCTATTTTATTAGTGGATGGTGTTCAGGAAGCAATCCAAATTGACGCCAGAACCTATCCGGCCCGAATGCCTCAAGAGCCGGATTTAGAAAGAGTCGTACGCGGCTCAAGGGATGGATTTGTGGAAACTCTTGTTTTTAATACGGCTTTAACAAGAAGAAGAATACGAGATAAATCATTAAGAATGGAATATTTACAAATTGGGAGAAGATCAAAAACCGACATCGCGATTTGTTATATTGAAGAAATTGTCGATCCCAAGCTTGTGGAAATGGTTCGGGAATCGATTAAGAAGATTGATACCGATGGCTTGCCAATGGCTGAGAAAACGGTTGAAGAATACATATCAGGGCGACACTGGAATCCCAATCCGGTCGTACGGTATACAGAAAGACCAGACACGGTCGCTGTTCATTTATATGAGGGACATGTCTGTATCATTGTCGATGGCTCTCCGAGTGTTCTTATTTCACCAACAACGTTTTGGCATCATCTCCAGCATATTGAGGAATATCGCAATAAACCAATTGTAGGAGCCTACATGAGGCTAGTTCGCTTTATAGCAGTTTGGGGATCCTTATTTTTATTGCCATTATATTATTTATTTTCAATCCATCCCGAATTACTGCCAGATGCGCTTGAATTTATCGGACCAAAAGATACGGGGAATATGCCTCTTCTTATGCAGTTCATAATCATTGAAGTAGGATTAGATATATTGAGGATGGCTGCGATCCATACTCCGAATGCATTAGGGACTGCCTTAGGATTGGTTGCAGCCCTTATGATTGGACAAGTAGCGGTAGAGGTAGGACTATTTATTAATGAGGTGATTCTTTATTTATCGATTGCTGCAATAGGAACATTTACTACACCAAGTTATGAGTTAAGTTTGGCTAATCGGCTTGTACGGATCTTTATTTTAATAAGTACAGCATTATTTGGGGTTTATGGGTTCGTTTTGAGCACAACCATTTGGATCTTATGGCTAACCTCAGTCCGTTCATTTAATGTTCCGTACATGTGGCCATTTATCCCCTTTAATTATAAGGCGTTTAGAGACGTTTTAATTCGTTCACCGCTGCCTTTAAAAAATAGGAGACCAAGATTTCTTCATCCAAGAGATCCCGACAGATAA
- the phoU gene encoding phosphate signaling complex protein PhoU translates to MPVREQFEINLKELQDKLIQLGNFTKAALIKALDALENQDVEKALEIMDEDVKADLLEDEINDTAILLIAKQQPVAIDLRRIIVAIKIASDLERMADFAVNLAKSTIRIGNQPLVKPIDSIKKMHESTIKMIELAMEGYSEEDLVKAKELADLDDVVDDLYGSTIQDLLSLMQTQPENHAQITQLSFVCRYLERTADHATNIAEYIFYLVKGRRYDLNQ, encoded by the coding sequence ATGCCAGTCAGAGAACAATTTGAAATTAATTTAAAAGAGCTTCAGGATAAGCTAATCCAATTAGGCAATTTTACAAAAGCGGCTTTAATTAAAGCATTAGATGCTTTGGAAAACCAAGATGTCGAAAAAGCCCTAGAAATTATGGATGAGGATGTAAAAGCAGATTTACTAGAAGATGAAATCAATGATACCGCTATTTTACTGATTGCAAAGCAGCAGCCAGTTGCGATTGATTTACGGAGAATTATTGTTGCGATTAAGATTGCATCTGACCTGGAAAGAATGGCTGATTTTGCAGTGAATTTAGCAAAATCAACGATTAGAATCGGGAATCAGCCATTAGTCAAGCCGATCGATTCCATAAAAAAAATGCATGAAAGCACAATTAAGATGATTGAGTTAGCTATGGAGGGATACTCCGAGGAAGACCTGGTTAAAGCGAAGGAATTAGCGGATTTAGATGACGTTGTTGATGATCTCTACGGTTCAACAATTCAAGATTTACTTTCCTTAATGCAAACACAGCCAGAAAATCACGCGCAAATCACGCAGCTATCGTTCGTTTGCCGCTACCTTGAAAGAACAGCTGACCATGCAACCAATATTGCTGAATATATATTTTATTTAGTAAAAGGTCGCAGATATGATTTAAACCAATAA
- a CDS encoding ROK family glucokinase yields the protein MNENVLAGVDLGGTTTKMGLFSQTGELLNKWDIPTDLSNNGTQIVPSIAHSLEEKLLKLHIEKNQVIGVGVGAPGSVHVEKGIIFEAVNLGWKQFPLKAELEKAIGLSVTTENDANCAALGEMWMGAGKGAKDMVCVTLGTGVGGGIITNGQVVHGIKGAGGEIGHMTIVPENGLPCNCGKTGCLETVASATGIVRLAKQSLADFTGETILNRADLSAKSIFDAAEKGDAFAKQVVEKVAFYLGWALSHLGNTLNPEKIVIGGGVSRAGNTLLEPVNQYFYSFSFPTVQESTSLSVATLGNDAGIYGAAWLAHK from the coding sequence ATGAATGAAAACGTTTTAGCAGGGGTGGATTTGGGGGGTACCACAACGAAAATGGGATTGTTTTCTCAAACCGGTGAATTGCTGAATAAATGGGATATCCCGACTGACTTGAGTAACAATGGAACCCAAATTGTTCCGTCGATTGCCCATTCGCTAGAAGAGAAGCTTTTAAAATTACATATTGAAAAAAATCAGGTAATCGGTGTAGGGGTTGGAGCACCAGGATCCGTTCATGTTGAGAAGGGAATTATCTTTGAGGCAGTAAATCTCGGGTGGAAGCAATTTCCATTGAAAGCAGAATTAGAAAAAGCAATAGGATTGTCTGTCACGACCGAAAATGATGCTAATTGTGCGGCTCTTGGAGAAATGTGGATGGGTGCGGGAAAAGGCGCAAAAGACATGGTATGTGTAACCCTAGGTACAGGTGTTGGCGGCGGGATCATTACAAATGGCCAAGTAGTGCATGGCATAAAAGGTGCTGGCGGCGAAATCGGGCATATGACGATTGTCCCTGAGAATGGACTTCCATGTAATTGCGGGAAGACAGGCTGTTTAGAAACAGTCGCATCTGCTACAGGGATCGTAAGGCTGGCTAAACAGAGTCTTGCAGATTTTACGGGTGAAACCATTCTAAATAGAGCAGATCTTAGTGCGAAATCGATATTTGATGCAGCAGAAAAAGGGGATGCCTTTGCTAAACAAGTAGTAGAAAAAGTTGCATTTTATCTTGGCTGGGCATTAAGTCATCTTGGAAATACATTAAATCCAGAAAAGATTGTTATAGGCGGAGGAGTCTCCCGCGCAGGAAATACGCTGCTTGAACCAGTCAATCAATATTTTTACAGTTTTTCATTTCCGACAGTTCAGGAATCGACTAGCTTAAGTGTGGCCACCCTTGGAAATGATGCAGGCATATATGGTGCGGCATGGCTAGCTCATAAATAA